Genomic window (Dehalococcoidia bacterium):
GTGAAGAACGACAACGGCGGACGGCATAGTGTCACCAATGTACTGAACGAGTACAGTGCCTATTAAGCACTGTGGAAAGATGATATAATTGCGCCGCAAACAGCGGGTCCGTTCGGGGGCCTTTTCTATGTAGGCGCCATGCAGGCTACCCCGTAAGCGAGAGGAAGGGGAACAGGTGCCGGAAAGCAGTGAAGGCGAGAAACATCCGAGCCCGGAGAGGGGCCAGGACCTGGTAACGAGGGATACCCCCGTCCAGGTGGCATGGAGGCTTTGCAGCGAGGAGCCGGTAACGATTGCCCGGAGCGCCAATATCAAGGACTTGGCCGAGCGCATCGTCGAGTGCCGCGGCGTCAACACTGTTGCGGTTGTGAATGAGGACGGCCGCCTCGTCGGCGTCATACCCGTGCGACTCCTGCTCGACGAGTTGTTCTTCCGCGTGGCGCCCGAGGGCTTTCTCACCAGAATACTGTCCGATGGAGACATGGGCGAATTGAGTAAGATATCGACGGCCCAGACCGCGGGGGAACTCATGGAGGCGCCTGCTTTCGTAACGATGGACGACTCGGTCGGTGACGCGTACGAGATCATGCGCGAACGCAGGCTGGAGGGCGTGCCGATCGTCGACGCGGAGAAGAAGCCCGTGGGCTACCTGGACCGCTTTCAGCTCCTATCCATCTGGCTCGAGACCCACCGGTCGAAAAAAGAAGGCTAGCGCGAGGCCGGCTCTATCGGAAAGGAGCGCGTTTGCCTGAAACCGTAATAGCCGGCATTGTGTTCGGCGCCACCTACGTGGTCATCGTTTCCGAACGGGTGCACAAGACGGCGGCGGCCCTTGCTGGCGCCGTTGTCATGATCCTCGTGAAGATCGAGGGCTTCGATCAGAGTGAAGCCTTTCAGTCCATCGATTTCAACGTCATCTTCCTTCTCGCCGGCATGATGATCATCGCCGCGATCCTCAGCAAGACGGGCGTCTTTCAGTGGCTGGCGATACGCACGGCGAAGCTGGGGAGAGGAGAGCCGGTGCGGATTCTTGTTGGCCTGTCGCTGGTCACGGCTGTCCTCTCCGCGTTCCTCGACAATGTGACGACGGTCGTTCTTATCGCCCCCATCACAATATTTCTGGCGGGCGTTCTCCAGGTTAGCGCTGTACCGCTTCTCATCTCGGAAGCGCTGGCTTCCAACATCGGGGGCACAGCAACCTTGATCGGTGACCCGCCCAACATCCTCATCGGGAGCGCGGCCGACCTCGACTTCATGGCGTTCGTGCTGAACGTAATGCCGGTTGTTTTGCTTATCTTGGTTGTGTACGTGCTGCTGGCGCCTCTGCTATTTGGGCGCAAGCTGACGAACCATCCCGAGACGCGCGCCCGCATAATGGCCATGGACGAGAGAGACACTATCACCGATCCACGCCTGCTGCGGCTTTCGATAATGGTGTTGGGTGTGACCCTCGTTGGTTTCGTTCTCCACGGCGCGTTTGACTATGAGCCCGCGACGGTGGCCCTGCTCGGCGCCGCCGTGCTGCTTGTCTTCAGCCGCCAAGACCCGCAGGACGTGTTGCGAGAGGTAGAGTGGTCTACCTTGCTCTTCTTTATCGGGCTGTTCATTGTCGTGGGGGGTGTCGATTCCGTCGGTCTGCTAAGTGACTTCGGCGAAAAGATGGCTGAGATCGCGGGCGGCAGCCAGACGGCGGCGGCGATGCTCATTCTCTGGCCGTCGGCGCTCTTCTCCAGCCTGGTGAACCAGATACCGTACACGACGGCGATGATCCCGGTTGTGAGACAGATGGGCATGGAAATGGGGCAACCGGGCAA
Coding sequences:
- a CDS encoding CBS domain-containing protein, with the protein product MPESSEGEKHPSPERGQDLVTRDTPVQVAWRLCSEEPVTIARSANIKDLAERIVECRGVNTVAVVNEDGRLVGVIPVRLLLDELFFRVAPEGFLTRILSDGDMGELSKISTAQTAGELMEAPAFVTMDDSVGDAYEIMRERRLEGVPIVDAEKKPVGYLDRFQLLSIWLETHRSKKEG
- a CDS encoding ArsB/NhaD family transporter — encoded protein: MPETVIAGIVFGATYVVIVSERVHKTAAALAGAVVMILVKIEGFDQSEAFQSIDFNVIFLLAGMMIIAAILSKTGVFQWLAIRTAKLGRGEPVRILVGLSLVTAVLSAFLDNVTTVVLIAPITIFLAGVLQVSAVPLLISEALASNIGGTATLIGDPPNILIGSAADLDFMAFVLNVMPVVLLILVVYVLLAPLLFGRKLTNHPETRARIMAMDERDTITDPRLLRLSIMVLGVTLVGFVLHGAFDYEPATVALLGAAVLLVFSRQDPQDVLREVEWSTLLFFIGLFIVVGGVDSVGLLSDFGEKMAEIAGGSQTAAAMLILWPSALFSSLVNQIPYTTAMIPVVRQMGMEMGQPGNVLWWALSLGACLGANLTMVAAAANVLVANLATKGGQPIRFWEFFRYGAAVTFASILISSVYIWLRYLM